A stretch of Clostridium estertheticum DNA encodes these proteins:
- a CDS encoding ATP-binding protein, which translates to MMMKKLCRIRLINWHHFVNETINVSGSFLISGENTAGKSTVLDAIQLVLTTNNRKFNTAANEKSSRDLKGYVRCKTGNEGSAYIRNGSVITYVALEFYEEKTTKYFTLGVKIDSPDEESKLTTKWFREECKLEELTFLTVGRPSLAEEFRRNNKKIQLISQVSEAKARFGQRLGNLEDRFFDMIPKSLAFKPMDNVKDFINKFILSEKAIEVATLRNNIAALKELEDLMESTKEKISELNTILSKNEDITLKEREIKTNEILINKAEVDAKKIECEGIEKNNHICHQKLSNEQNNEITLKASLGNERDRFNNLYIALGQNETTQLITKTKHRIEILLKDKDKPFSAVKKLQNMLKKVVEALSLLNKHEIFVITKEQILKISALDLETEEKMKIIYPLKKEFEILLDKYSTDNVRTKDLIDKYKLQKFKLENEIKNLRNKKLTYPDNAIKLKVAIEKEFSNLGINSKVRIFSDLLEITDAKWQNAVEGYLNSQRFYIIVEPQHYKVASEVYNKIKKELHTVGLVNTNKLDINAQVDINSLAYLVKSDNRFAKAYAVYLLNRVIRCDDVQSLKDHKVAINSDCMLYQNYALRKINEEIYRTPFIGAFAYEKQLKNKQSELEILNEDIKSENNKLIICKEIIEKLNPCKIDVLEENIDAPKELQQIEELISNEKIELKKAESDPSYLQIQIQIEECRRNVSKKETVHSSSIESIGILKNKSETNKIIIESMLRLISTLDNNFKVLCDKDMETTISGINKFNEQVKIKSPATIVQNFSPLKVGLEKKKSEFCGELIKLQSNYCSKYDCDLGSGYLQIHEYIKENHKLASSDIIKYEEELKRAKENCELEFRESFLARLKENIENAKLEFRNLNLALKDIYYGEDSYKFEITHNKKKESIYQMITSKNNVEGFNLWSNSFDDEYKEEMEDLFSKLTAYDDKGEKVLAEYTDYRSYLDYDILALKKDGTVQRFSKIYGEKSGGETQTPYYVAIAASFVQLYKLGDTIRIIMLDEAFDKMDDNRISAMMDFFNSQNFQIILATPPAKIEVIGEKVDTILMAMREGTTSIIEEYDL; encoded by the coding sequence ATGATGATGAAGAAGCTATGCAGGATTAGATTAATTAACTGGCATCATTTTGTTAATGAAACAATCAACGTTAGTGGCTCATTTCTGATAAGTGGTGAAAATACCGCCGGAAAATCAACGGTTTTAGATGCGATTCAATTAGTGCTGACTACTAATAATAGGAAATTTAACACAGCCGCAAATGAGAAAAGCAGTCGTGATTTAAAAGGTTATGTACGCTGTAAAACTGGTAATGAGGGTAGTGCATATATCAGAAATGGAAGTGTAATTACATATGTTGCATTAGAATTTTATGAGGAAAAAACAACTAAATATTTTACCCTTGGCGTTAAAATAGATTCTCCTGATGAAGAAAGTAAACTTACAACCAAATGGTTTCGTGAAGAATGCAAGCTAGAAGAACTGACATTTTTAACAGTAGGAAGACCGTCTTTAGCAGAAGAATTCCGAAGAAATAATAAAAAAATACAGCTCATTTCTCAAGTATCAGAAGCAAAAGCAAGATTTGGTCAAAGGCTAGGTAATTTAGAGGATAGATTTTTTGACATGATACCTAAGTCGTTAGCATTTAAACCCATGGATAATGTTAAAGATTTTATAAATAAATTTATACTTTCGGAAAAAGCAATTGAGGTTGCCACTTTAAGAAATAATATTGCGGCATTGAAAGAACTTGAAGATCTAATGGAAAGTACTAAAGAAAAGATATCAGAACTTAACACTATACTTTCTAAAAATGAAGATATTACTTTAAAAGAGCGTGAAATAAAAACTAATGAAATCTTAATTAATAAAGCTGAAGTTGATGCTAAAAAGATAGAGTGTGAGGGGATTGAGAAAAACAATCACATTTGCCATCAAAAACTAAGTAATGAACAAAACAATGAAATAACTTTAAAAGCAAGCCTTGGAAATGAGAGGGATAGATTTAATAATTTATATATTGCACTTGGTCAAAATGAAACAACTCAACTTATTACAAAAACAAAGCATAGAATTGAAATACTGCTAAAAGACAAGGATAAACCTTTTAGTGCAGTTAAAAAACTTCAAAATATGTTAAAAAAAGTTGTTGAAGCATTGAGTTTGCTAAATAAACATGAAATTTTTGTAATAACTAAGGAACAAATTTTGAAGATAAGTGCTTTAGATTTAGAAACAGAAGAAAAGATGAAAATTATATATCCATTGAAAAAAGAGTTTGAAATATTATTAGATAAGTACAGTACTGATAATGTTAGAACAAAAGATTTGATTGACAAATATAAACTTCAAAAGTTTAAATTGGAAAATGAAATAAAAAATCTTAGAAATAAAAAGTTAACTTATCCGGATAATGCCATTAAACTTAAGGTAGCTATTGAAAAAGAATTTTCAAACCTGGGAATAAATAGCAAGGTCAGAATATTTTCTGATTTACTGGAAATAACAGATGCTAAATGGCAAAATGCAGTTGAAGGATATTTAAATAGCCAGAGGTTTTATATCATTGTAGAACCACAGCATTATAAGGTGGCTTCAGAGGTTTACAATAAGATAAAAAAAGAACTTCATACAGTTGGACTTGTGAACACAAACAAACTTGATATAAATGCCCAAGTAGATATTAATTCTCTTGCTTATTTGGTAAAGAGTGATAACCGTTTTGCAAAAGCATATGCAGTATATTTGCTTAATCGTGTAATTCGATGTGATGATGTTCAAAGTTTAAAGGACCACAAAGTGGCCATAAATTCAGATTGTATGTTATACCAAAACTATGCACTTCGGAAAATTAATGAGGAGATTTATCGTACTCCTTTTATTGGTGCCTTTGCATACGAAAAACAGCTTAAAAATAAACAATCTGAGCTTGAAATTTTAAATGAGGATATTAAAAGTGAAAATAACAAACTAATTATTTGTAAAGAGATTATAGAGAAGTTAAACCCTTGCAAAATTGATGTTTTAGAAGAAAATATAGATGCGCCTAAGGAATTACAACAGATTGAGGAACTTATATCTAATGAGAAAATAGAGCTAAAAAAAGCAGAATCCGATCCTAGCTATCTTCAGATACAAATTCAAATTGAAGAGTGTAGAAGAAATGTTAGCAAAAAAGAGACAGTGCATTCATCTTCTATTGAATCAATAGGAATACTTAAAAACAAATCAGAAACTAATAAAATAATTATAGAGAGTATGCTGAGATTAATTTCTACTTTAGATAATAACTTCAAGGTGCTTTGCGATAAAGATATGGAAACAACAATATCAGGTATAAATAAATTTAATGAGCAAGTTAAAATTAAATCTCCTGCGACCATTGTTCAAAACTTTTCACCACTTAAAGTGGGATTAGAAAAAAAGAAAAGTGAATTTTGTGGGGAACTTATTAAGCTGCAAAGCAATTATTGCAGTAAATATGATTGTGATTTAGGCTCAGGATATCTGCAAATCCATGAATATATTAAGGAAAATCATAAGCTTGCCTCATCTGATATTATCAAATACGAAGAAGAATTAAAAAGAGCAAAGGAAAACTGTGAATTAGAATTTAGAGAATCCTTTTTAGCAAGATTAAAGGAAAATATTGAAAATGCAAAACTAGAATTTAGAAATCTTAATTTAGCATTGAAAGATATTTATTATGGTGAGGATAGTTATAAATTTGAAATAACTCACAACAAGAAAAAAGAAAGTATTTACCAGATGATTACTTCAAAAAATAATGTCGAGGGATTTAATTTATGGTCCAATTCTTTTGATGATGAATACAAAGAAGAGATGGAAGATTTATTTTCCAAGTTAACCGCTTATGATGATAAGGGTGAAAAAGTTCTTGCGGAATATACTGATTATCGTAGCTATTTAGATTATGATATTCTCGCTCTGAAAAAAGATGGTACAGTTCAGCGTTTTTCTAAAATTTATGGAGAAAAAAGTGGTGGTGAGACCCAAACTCCCTACTATGTTGCAATAGCAGCATCATTTGTACAGCTTTATAAGCTTGGTGATACCATTAGAATAATTATGCTTGATGAAGCATTTGACAAGATGGATGATAATAGAATAAGCGCCATGATGGACTTTTTTAATAGCCAAAACTTTCAAATAATACTGGCTACACCACCTGCTAAAATTGAAGTGATTGGTGAAAAAGTAGACACCATTCTAATGGCAATGAGAGAAGGAACTACAAGTATAATTGAGGAGTATGACCTATGA
- a CDS encoding Wadjet anti-phage system protein JetD domain-containing protein produces MISKYERGIIDKLLDKYEKSKSFTGENKVNQKFSIKITSLFSKYIDHSNYEIFQGVNEAIDILVRKQFIIAKANSANVYNDVLLNLAELEQVYEYIGRMAKKDINKSVLKLLENYKNRNEILNRYCETQYKRINSNKSIQYFIDDLIELENVLIAVDELLKVDTETFVRDFSVRIFKDSKVFEGLISKVVNLLYEYGSFPEKEQVLGNLNIIKNPTYVNFKGAGSITIKEQRIDLTNLSSDIAISSAMLSDIHRIDVTGKAVITIENLTSFHTFYDEDMFVIYLGGYHNSVRRKFIRKIHQQNPKVLFYHFGDIDAGGFYILEHLKHQTGVDFKAFKMDIETLKAYSKYTKKLTENDNQRLMRLVNSEYNPVIKYMIENNCKLEQEAINVK; encoded by the coding sequence ATGATAAGTAAGTATGAGAGGGGTATTATTGACAAGTTATTAGATAAGTATGAGAAAAGCAAAAGTTTTACTGGGGAAAATAAGGTTAATCAAAAGTTCTCTATAAAGATTACTTCTCTATTCTCAAAATATATTGATCACTCAAATTATGAGATATTTCAGGGGGTAAATGAAGCAATTGATATTTTAGTTAGGAAGCAATTTATAATTGCAAAAGCAAATTCTGCGAATGTGTATAATGATGTTCTTTTGAATTTAGCTGAATTGGAACAGGTATATGAGTATATTGGTAGGATGGCTAAGAAAGATATTAATAAATCGGTATTGAAACTTTTAGAAAACTATAAAAATAGGAATGAAATATTAAATCGATATTGTGAAACCCAATATAAAAGGATTAATTCAAATAAATCTATACAATACTTTATTGATGATTTAATAGAATTAGAAAATGTTTTAATAGCAGTTGATGAATTGTTAAAGGTTGATACTGAAACCTTTGTTAGGGATTTTTCAGTTAGGATTTTTAAGGACTCTAAGGTGTTTGAAGGATTAATATCTAAAGTGGTAAACCTTCTTTATGAATATGGTAGTTTTCCAGAAAAGGAACAGGTATTAGGCAATTTAAATATTATAAAAAACCCTACCTATGTAAATTTTAAAGGTGCTGGTAGTATTACAATTAAGGAGCAAAGAATCGATTTAACAAATCTTAGTAGTGACATTGCAATCTCATCCGCTATGCTATCAGATATCCATAGAATTGATGTAACCGGGAAGGCTGTTATAACTATTGAAAACTTAACAAGCTTTCACACATTTTATGATGAGGATATGTTTGTTATTTATCTTGGAGGTTACCATAACAGTGTCAGACGTAAATTTATTAGAAAAATACATCAGCAAAATCCAAAGGTACTCTTTTACCATTTTGGTGATATTGATGCTGGAGGATTTTATATATTGGAACATTTAAAGCATCAAACAGGAGTAGATTTTAAAGCCTTTAAAATGGATATTGAAACGTTAAAAGCCTATAGTAAGTACACCAAAAAACTAACAGAAAATGATAATCAAAGACTTATGAGGTTAGTTAACAGTGAGTATAATCCTGTAATTAAATATATGATTGAGAATAATTGTAAGTTAGAACAAGAAGCTATTAACGTAAAATAG